In Mercurialis annua linkage group LG6, ddMerAnnu1.2, whole genome shotgun sequence, the following are encoded in one genomic region:
- the LOC126653960 gene encoding uncharacterized protein LOC126653960 isoform X1, with product MSAPHRKAAARVPPYLFPCLIGLISLTLLFLYQVDSFASRTKTVAGHNLDPTPWHIFPPKTFDEETRQARTYKILQCSYLTCPYTNTTSPQQHPSYSSSQAANAVCPDFFRFIHHDLDPWIHTGITKKHIMEAKKFAAFRVVIYGGRLYLDLYYACVQSRMMFTIWGLLQLLNRYPGMVPDVDIMFDCMDRPVLNRTEHSSMPLPVFRYCTTQNHFDIPFPDWSFWGWPEINIRPWNEEFPDIKRGSQSKSWSRKLPRAYWKGNPDVLSPIRTELMQCNHSRKWGAHIMRQDWGEEAQGGFEKSKLANQCDYRYKIYAEGFAWSVSLKYIISCGSLALIISPQYEDFFSRGLIPLTNYWPVSSDELCQSIKFAVDRGNVNPSEAQAIGKAGQNFMESLSLDGVYEYMFHLIKEYSKLQDFKPAPPSSANEVCVDSLLCLADPKQKQFLEKTTAFRSSKPPCDLQAADESLIRSWLQEKQRVIEDVRKMENVKV from the exons ATGTCCGCACCACACAGGAAAGCAGCTGCTCGCGTACCCCCTTACCTCTTTCCTTGTCTCATCGGCTTAATCTCCCTTACCCTTCTTTTCCTCTACCAG GTAGATAGTTTCGCCTCCAGAACTAAAACTGTCGCAGGTCACAACTTAGACCCAACACCATGGCACATTTTCCCTCCCAAGACGTTCGACGAAGAAACCCGCCAAGCGAGAACTTACAAAATTTTACAATGTTCCTATCTTACTTGCCCATATACCAACACTACCTCCCCCCAACAACATCCTTCCTATTCCTCTTCTCAGGCGGCGAATGCTGTATGTCCTGATTTTTTTAGGTTTATTCATCATGATCTTGACCCATGGATACATACGGGAATAACCAAGAAGCATATAATGGAGGCCAAGAAGTTTGCGGCTTTTCGCGTTGTGATTTACGGGGGGAGATTGTATTTGGATCTTTATTATGCTTGTGTGCAGAGCAGGATGATGTTTACCATATGGGGATTATTGCAGCTGCTGAATAGGTATCCTGGAATGGTACCtgatgttgatattatgtttgaTTGTATGGATAGACCCGTTCTTAACAGGACTGAGCATAGCTCCATGCCTTTGCCTGTCTTTCGCTATTGTACTACTCAAAATCATTTTGACATTCCATTTCCTGATTGGTCCTTCTGGGGCTG GCCCGAGATAAATATAAGACCTTGGAATGAAGAATTTCCAGACATTAAACGAGGTTCTCAATCCAAAAGTTGGTCCAGGAAATTGCCTCGCGCATATTGGAAAGGAAATCCAGACGTTCTTTCTCCTATTCGTACAGAATTAATGCAATGCAATCACTCTAGAAAATGGGGGGCACATATCATGCGGCAG GACTGGGGCGAAGAAGCACAGGGTGGTTTTGAGAAATCCAAACTAGCAAATCAGTGTGATTACAG GTATAAAATTTATGCTGAAGGCTTTGCCTGGTCCGTGAGCTTGAAATATATCATATCTTGTGGTTCGCTTGCACTCATAATTTCGCCACAGTATGAAGATTTCTTTAGCCGTGGCCTTATCCCTTTAACAAATTATTGGCCTGTCTCTTCTGATGAGTTATGCCAGTCTATAAAGTTTGCTGTTGACAGGGGCAACGTTAATCCATCTGAG GCTCAGGCAATCGGAAAAGCAGGACAGAATTTTATGGAGAGCTTAAGCTTGGATGGAGTTTATGAGTACATGTTCCACCTCATAAAAGAGTACTCGAAGCTGCAAGACTTTAAGCCTGCCCCACCATCTTCTGCAAATGAAGTGTGTGTGGACTCCCTGCTCTGTTTGGCTGACCCAAAACAGAAGCAATTCCTTGAAAAGACAACAGCATTCCGTTCTTCAAAGCCACCATGCGATCTGCAGGCTGCTGATGAGAGTTTAATCAGGAGTTGGTTACAAGAGAAACAGAGAGTCATAGAGGATGTGAGAAAAATGGAGAATGTGAAAGTGTGA
- the LOC126687002 gene encoding peptidyl-prolyl cis-trans isomerase CYP19-4-like, whose product MDRGRSITLSVLFLFICGSITLIQAKSSKEDLKEITHKVYFDVDIAGKPAGRIVMGLFGKAVPKTAENFRALCTGEKGVGKSGKPLHYKGSTFHRIIPSFMIQGGDFTLGDGRGGESIYGEKFADENFKLKHTGPGFLSMANAGSDTNGSQFFITTVTTSWLDGRHVVFGKVLSGMDVVYKMEAEGKQSGTPKSKVVIADSGELPL is encoded by the exons ATGGATCGTGGGAGGTCGATTACTCTATCTGTGCTTTTTCTGTTCATCTGTGGATCCATAACTCTTATCCAG GCGAAGAGTTCGAAGGAAGATTTGAAAGAGATAACCCATAAGGTGTATTTCGATGTTGATATTGCCGGAAAACCTGCCG GTCGCATTGTCATGGGTCTCTTTGGGAAGGCTGTTCCTAAAACAGCAG AAAACTTCCGTGCACTCTGTACTG GCGAAAAGGGTGTTGGTAAGAGTGGGAAACCACTTCATTACAAGGGGAGCACATTCCACAGAATTATTCCCAGTTTTATGATCCAAGGAGGTGATTTTACACTTGGTGATGGAAGAGGTGGTGAATCAATTTATGGAGAGAAGTTTGCTGATGAGAATTTTAAGCTCAAGCATACTGGACCAG GTTTTTTATCGATGGCAAATGCTGGTTCTGACACAAATGGTTCACAATTTTTCATCACAACTGTGACAACTAGCTG GTTGGATGGCAGACATGTTGTATTTGGAAAGGTTCTTTCTGGGATGGATGTAGTTTACAAGATGGAAGCTGAAGGAAAGCAGAGTGGCACCCCTAAGAGCAAGGTTGTGATTGCAGACAGTGGCGAACTCCCGCTGTAA
- the LOC126686831 gene encoding phosphoinositide phospholipase C 4-like, protein MGNYRMCMCFIRKFKVMEADPPPDVKDAFTKYTDAASHMTADHLRRFLADVQGSGDVSSSDAEKLVEQILNRRHHISNKLHMIRHNNTLTLDDFHHYLFSPDLNPPIRENQVYQDMTKPLSHYFIYTGHNSYLTGNQLSSDSSDVPIINALKRGVRVIELDLWPNSTKDDIDVLHGRTLTTPVGLLKCLKSIKQYAFSFSPYPVIITLEDHLTPDLQAKVAQMIIDTYGDILYYPESQYCLEELPSPEDLKNRIIISTKPPKKYHKPKSFKSNGKKSQKDNDSDDDSWGKELSDLVSDQEEGEMSDSDSSEASDDELNHVGVDAYKRLITIHAGKPKGGLKEALKVDPNKVRRLSLSENVLVKATENHGMDVIRFTQKNILRVYPKGTRLNSSNYKPLIAWMHGAQMVAFNMQGYGRALWLMHGMFRANGGCGYVKKPDFLMTRGPHAEVFNPKAKLPVKKTLKVKVYMGDGWHLDFKPTHFDLYSPPDFYTRVGIAGVAADVKMERTKIIEDNWTPVWGEEFTFPLTVPELALLRIEVHEYDMSEKDDFGGQICFPVSELRPGIHAVPLFDRKGKKLNSSRLLMRFQFV, encoded by the exons ATGGGGAATTACAGAATGTGTATGTGTTTCATTCGCAAGTTCAAAGTCATGGAGGCCGATCCACCGCCCGACGTCAAGGACGCTTTCACTAAATACACTGACGCTGCCTCCCACATGACCGCCGATCACCTCCGTCGTTTTCTGGCCGACGTTCAGGGCTCCGGCGACGTCAGCTCCTCCGATGCAGAGAAGCTGGTGGAGCAGATACTCAACAGGAGGCATCACATCAGTAACAAGTTACACATGATCAGACACAACAACACTCTTACTCTTGACGATTTTCACCATTACTTGTTCTCCCCAGATCTTAATCCTCCCATTCGAGAAAACCAG GTATACCAGGACATGACAAAACCGCTGTCCCATTATTTCATATATACGGGCCACAATTCTTACCTAACAGGCAACCAGCTGAGCAGCGATTCCAGTGACGTCCCCATCATTAATGCTCTCAAGAGAGGCGTCCGTGTGATTGAGCTTGATTTGTGGCCTAATTCTACCAAAGATGACATCGATGTTCTTCATGGCAG AACTCTGACTACTCCTGTGGGACTCCTTAAATGCTTGAAATCCATCAAACAGTATGCCTTTTCATTCTCCCCTTACCCCGTTATAATAACCCTCGAAGACCACCTTACTCCGGACCTTCAAGCTAAAGTAGCTCAG ATGATCATTGACACGTACGGGGACATCTTGTATTATCCTGAATCCCAATATTGCTTGGAAGAGTTGCCTTCTCCAGAAGATCTAAAGAATCGCATAATTATTTCGACCAAACCTCCCAAGAAGTATCATAAGCCTAAAAGTTTCAAGAGCAATGGAAAAAAATCTCAGAAAGATAATGATTCTGATGATGATTCCTGGGGGAAGGAGCTATCGGACCTTGTATCTGATCAAGAAGAAGGTGAAATG AGTGACAGTGATTCAAGTGAAGCCAGTGATGATGAATTAAACCATGTGGGAGTCGATGCATATAAGCGTCTAATCACCATTCATGCTGGAAAGCCCAAGGGTGGGTTAAAGGAGGCTCTAAAGGTTGATCCCAATAAAGTTAGACGCCTTAGTTTGAGTGAGAACGTACTAGTAAAAGCTACGGAAAATCATGGAATGGATGTAATCAG GTTCACCCAGAAGAATATCTTAAGGGTCTATCCTAAAGGCACTCGATTGAACTCTTCCAACTATAAGCCACTAAttgcttggatgcatggagcTCAAATGGTTGCATTCAATATGCAG GGATATGGTAGAGCTCTTTGGCTAATGCATGGAATGTTTAGGGCTAATGGAGGTTGTGGTTATGTGAAGAAGCCTGATTTTCTGATGACTAGGGGCCCACATGCTGAAGTGTTCAATCCTAAAGCCAAATTACCTGTAAAGAAAACTCTAAAAGTGAAAGTATATATGGGAGATGGATGGCACTTGGATTTTAAACCAACTCACTTTGATTTGTATTCTCCGCCAGATTTTTATACCAGG GTTGGAATAGCAGGAGTGGCAGCTGATGTGAAAATGGAGAGAACCAAAATAATAGAGGACAACTGGACACCTGTTTGGGGTGAAGAGTTTACATTTCCGCTGACTGTTCCGGAACTGGCTTTACTTCGAATTGAAGTTCATGAATATGATATGTCCGAAAAGGATGATTTCGGTGGGCAAATCTGTTTCCCCGTTTCTGAATTGAGACCAGGAATTCACGCAGTTCCTCTTTTTGATCGCAAAGGAAAGAAATTAAACTCCTCTAGGCTTCTCATGCGCTTCCAGTTTGTCTAA
- the LOC126686408 gene encoding uncharacterized protein LOC126686408 has translation MEALTSSLSTNILTRNINKTVSPSSMITLLGRSDFGFSRSPTFRGLDFHNSGGTIAKSHVAHDAAEVLMSMENAIAGFPNIKSSKTMHVKFQLQKKCMFGEQFMLVGDDQVLGFWNPANAIPMNWSDGHIWNVKLDIPMDSTIQFKFILKQRTGEMIWQPGPDRIFKSWESGTSIIVSEDWKNPEAQKIMEERVYELVNPDLINTVEGYVINQSGELLPNINNDITFSGNVAYPEEKLSVDAEFLKEGPPKENNSGTLTGNNGEGNVLVPGTAPLLADELGSTIADSPVWSC, from the exons ATGGAAGCTCTAACAAGCAGCTTGTCTACCAACATCCTAACAAGAAACATTAACAAAACTGTGTCACCTTCCTCAATGATTACTCTGCTCGGACGATCTGATTTTGGCTTTTCAAGGTCTCCAACTTTCAGGGGACTAGATTTCCATAACTCCGGTGGAACAATCGCTAAATCTCATGTGGCCCATGATGCTGCAGAG GTTTTAATGAGCATGGAAAATGCAATCGCTGGCTTTCCAAACATAA AGTCATCAAAAACCATGCATGTGAAATTCCAACTGCAAAAGAAGTGCATGTTCGGAGAGCAGTTTATGTTGGTGGGTGATGATCAGGTGCTTGGTTTCTGGAATCCTGCAAATGCTATTCCCATGAACTGGTCAGATGGGCACATTTGGAATGTCAAGCTA GATATTCCAATGGACTCGACAATTCAGTTCAAGTTTATACTCAAACAACGTACAGGAGAAATGATTTGGCAACCTGGACCTGACAGAATTTTCAAGAGTTGGGAGAGCGGAACAAGTATAATTGTATCAGAAGATTGGAAAAATCCTGAAGCTCAAAAAATCATGGAAGAGCGAGTTTACGAGTTGGTGAATCCAGATTTGATAAACACGGTTGAGGGATATGTTATTAATCAAAGTGGAGAACTATTGCCAAATATAAACAATGATATAACTTTTTCAGGTAATGTTGCCTATCCAGAAGAAAAATTAAGTGTTGATGCTGAGTTCTTAAAAGAGGGGCCACCAAAGGAAAATAACTCAGGAACATTAACCGGCAATAATGGAGAAGGGAATGTGCTTGTACCTGGTACTGCACCATTACTAGCAGACGAACTCGGATCCACCATTGCTGACTCACCTGTTTGGAGTTGCTGA
- the LOC126686406 gene encoding flavonol 3-O-glucosyltransferase UGT71C4-like, with protein sequence MKKAELMFVPAPGIGHIVSTIQFAKSLIEQDDQLLVTILVMKLPIASFVDAYVRSLTASQPNITLIDLPQLDLPPLQLFKKSVESYVVDLIERHKPHVRNIVIDIVSSRTASQSVPIVGIVLDFFCSSMIDVGNELGIPSFIYLTSGSGFLSLMLYLPSRHERVSTHFDLSDPDVFIPGFGNPIPVKYLPEAVFNTDGGYEAYIKVAERFKDAKGILINTFSELEPYTLEYLNKSHNPKVYTVGPLLSLKGQPHPEMEHAQWDKIMEWLAEQPESSVVFLCFGSVGALNVCQVKEIAIGLEQSGHRFLWSLRVPPLQDESTGMFKKPEEMLPEGFLERVQERGIVCGWAPQVEVLAHKAIGGFVSHCGWNSILESLWYGVPIATLPIYAEQQLNAFIMVKELGLAVDLKMEYRPSSDVATADEVERAVKCLMEGESEVRKKVKDMAGIARKAGLEGASSFNSILHFIQDLN encoded by the coding sequence ATGAAGAAAGCAGAGCTAATGTTCGTTCCTGCTCCTGGGATTGGTCACATAGTATCCACTATCCAGTTTGCAAAAAGTTTGATCGAACAAGATGATCAGCTGTTGGTCACCATTTTAGTAATGAAGCTGCCCATTGCTTCTTTCGTCGATGCGTACGTCCGATCACTCACTGCTTCCCAGCCAAACATCACCCTCATCGATCTCCCTCAGCTGGACCTTCCTCCGTTGCAGCTTTTCAAGAAATCTGTTGAGAGTTATGTGGTTGACTTGATCGAGAGACATAAACCCCATGTCAGAAACATTGTCATTGATATTGTTTCATCCAGGACTGCCTCCCAATCTGTTCCAATTGTTGGGATCGTTCTTGATTTCTTTTGCAGTTCCATGATTGATGTTGGAAATGAATTGGGCATTCCTTCTTTCATTTACTTGACGTCAGGATCCGGATTCTTAAGTCTCATGCTTTATCTACCCTCTCGCCATGAACGAGTTAGCACCCACTTTGACTTGTCTGATCCTGATGTGTTCATTCCAGGCTTTGGCAATCCAATTCCCGTCAAATATCTGCCGGAAGCTGTGTTTAACACTGATGGAGGTTATGAGGCTTATATCAAGGTGGCTGAAAGGTTCAAAGATGCAAAAGGTATACTCATTAATACATTTAGTGAGCTAGAGCCTTATACACTTGAGTATCTCAACAAGAGCCACAATCCTAAGGTATATACAGTCGGGCCGCTGCTGAGCCTGAAGGGCCAGCCACATCCAGAAATGGAGCATGCCCAATGGGATAAGATCATGGAATGGCTTGCCGAGCAGCCTGAATCATCCGTTGTGTTCTTATGCTTCGGAAGTGTGGGCGCTCTGAATGTTTGTCAAGTGAAAGAAATAGCAATTGGGCTGGAGCAAAGCGGGCATAGATTCCTGTGGTCACTGAGAGTTCCTCCGTTGCAAGACGAAAGCACTGGAATGTTCAAAAAACCGGAGGAGATGTTGCCGGAGGGATTCTTGGAAAGGGTACAGGAGAGGGGAATAGTGTGCGGGTGGGCACCGCAAGTGGAGGTTCTTGCGCACAAGGCTATCGGAGGATTCGTATCTCATTGCGGATGGAACTCGATCTTGGAGAGCTTGTGGTATGGGGTGCCTATTGCAACCTTGCCGATATATGCAGAGCAGCAGCTTAATGCATTTATAATGGTGAAGGAATTGGGACTGGCCGTCGATCTGAAAATGGAATATAGGCCAAGTAGTGATGTTGCAACAGCAGATGAGGTTGAGAGAGCTGTGAAATGTTTAATGGAAGGTGAAAGTGAGGTGAGAAAGAAGGTGAAAGACATGGCAGGCATCGCAAGGAAGGCTGGACTAGAAGGTGCTTCTTCATTCAATTCAATCCTGCACTTCATCCAAGATTtaaattag
- the LOC126687001 gene encoding epidermis-specific secreted glycoprotein EP1-like has protein sequence MPSFSITHSLLSLCFIFSSIAHASLPPSATFKYVNEGEFGEYIVEYDANYRILTPFAQPFQLAFYNTTPNAYTLALRMGTVRSESLMRWVWEANRGNPVRENATLTFGTNGNLVLADADGRIAWQTNTANKGVVGFKLLSNGNMVLHDAKGKFIWQSFDHPTDTLLVGQSLKLGGATKLVSRVSQNKNANGGYSLVMEDKTLAMYYQSPNSPKPLLYFSFSDLFSVTNGGLDHVTFESGLTLSFGGGGGLTLRRPKYNTTLSYLRLEIDGNLRFHTYEDNADYSAWQVTYTLFSRDSWETECQLPQKCGSFGLCESDQCVACPSPKGLLGWSKNCQATKISSCGVNNFRYYKLEGVDHFSSKYSVGEGVMKQDSCSNKCTKDCKCLGYFYNTQSSRCWIAYDLNTLTKVANSTHLAYIKAPK, from the coding sequence ATGCCTTCTTTTTCTATCACACACTCATTGCTCTCTCTTTGCTTCATCTTCTCCTCCATTGCTCATGCTTCTCTTCCTCCCTCTGCAACTTTCAAGTACGTCAATGAAGGGGAATTTGGTGAATATATTGTAGAGTATGATGCAAATTACCGTATCCTGACACCCTTTGCTCAGCCTTTCCAACTCGCCTTCTACAACACCACCCCTAATGCCTACACCCTTGCACTGCGTATGGGCACTGTTAGATCTGAATCACTGATGCGTTGGGTCTGGGAAGCCAACCGCGGCAACCCCGTCCGTGAAAATGCCACCCTCACCTTCGGAACTAATGGGAACCTCGTCTTGGCTGACGCGGATGGCCGCATTGCATGGCAAACCAACACTGCTAATAAAGGTGTCGTGGGGTTCAAGTTACTGTCAAATGGTAACATGGTTCTTCATGACGCAAAGGGTAAGTTCATTTGGCAAAGCTTTGATCATCCAACTGATACCCTTTTAGTAGGTCAGTCTCTTAAGCTTGGGGGAGCGACAAAGCTCGTGAGTCGGGTGAGTCAGAATAAAAATGCAAACGGCGGTTATAGTTTGGTGATGGAAGACAAGACTCTTGCTATGTATTATCAGAGTCCGAATTCTCCAAAACCATtgctttatttttcattttctgatCTGTTTTCCGTAACGAATGGTGGCTTGGACCATGTAACGTTCGAGTCAGGCTTAACATTATCATTTGGAGGCGGCGGCGGTCTTACTTTAAGACGGCCAAAGTACAACACTACGCTATCTTATCTTCGGTTGGAAATAGACGGGAACTTGAGATTCCACACTTACGAAGACAATGCAGATTACAGTGCTTGGCAAGTGACTTACACTCTTTTTTCGAGGGATTCATGGGAAACCGAATGCCAGTTACCCCAAAAGTGTGGAAGCTTTGGTCTGTGCGAGAGTGACCAATGTGTAGCCTGTCCGTCGCCGAAAGGGCTGTTGGGTTGGAGTAAGAATTGCCAGGCAACAAAGATATCTTCGTGCGGAGTGAATAATTTCCGTTACTATAAACTTGAAGGTGTTGATCATTTCAGCTCCAAGTACAGTGTTGGAGAAGGAGTGATGAAGCAAGATAGTTGTAGCAACAAATGTACAAAAGATTGCAAGTGTTTGGGGTATTTCTACAACACTCAGTCATCCAGGTGTTGGATTGCTTATGATCTCAACACTTTGACAAAAGTTGCCAATTCTActcatttggcttacatcaagGCACCAAAATGA
- the LOC126653912 gene encoding probable pyridoxal 5'-phosphate synthase subunit PDX1: MADTGVVTVYGNGTLYDTTKKSTFSVKVGLAQMLRGGVIMDVVNAEQARIAEEAGACAVMALERVPADIRAQGGVARMSDPQLIKEIKQAVSIPVMAKARIGHFVEAQILEAIGIDYIDESEVLTLADEDNHINKHNFRVPFVCGCRNLGEALRRIREGAAMIRTKGEAGTGNIVEAVRHVRSVMGDIRVLRNMDDDEVFTFAKKIAAPYDLVMQTKQLGRLPVVQFAAGGVATPADAAMMMQLGCDGVFVGSGVFKSGDPARRARAIVQAVTHYSDPDVLAEVSCGLGEAMVGINLNDDKVERYANRSE; encoded by the coding sequence ATGGCAGATACCGGAGTAGTTACCGTCTACGGCAATGGCACTCTCTACGATACCACTAAGAAATCCACCTTCTCCGTCAAGGTCGGCCTCGCACAGATGCTCCGCGGCGGCGTTATCATGGACGTCGTTAATGCCGAACAAGCCCGCATCGCTGAAGAAGCCGGAGCCTGCGCTGTTATGGCCTTGGAGCGCGTCCCCGCCGATATCCGCGCTCAAGGCGGCGTTGCTCGCATGAGCGACCCTCAACTCATCAAAGAAATCAAGCAGGCAGTCAGCATTCCCGTCATGGCCAAAGCCCGAATCGGCCATTTCGTGGAGGCACAGATTCTAGAAGCAATAGGCATCGATTACATCGATGAAAGCGAAGTCCTTACCCTAGCCGATGAAGATAACCATATCAACAAACATAATTTCCGGGTGCCTTTTGTTTGCGGTTGCAGGAATCTAGGCGAGGCCCTGCGCAGAATCCGGGAAGGAGCCGCTATGATTCGCACCAAAGGGGAAGCCGGCACCGGAAACATCGTGGAGGCAGTTAGACATGTGAGGTCTGTGATGGGGGACATTAGAGTGTTGAGGAATATGGATGATGACGAGGTCTTCACTTTTGCTAAGAAAATTGCTGCTCCTTATGATTTGGTTATGCAGACTAAGCAGTTAGGAAGGCTTCCCGTCGTCCAATTCGCAGCGGGAGGAGTAGCTACTCCTGCTGATGCTGCTATGATGATGCAGCTCGGCTGTGATGGCGTCTTTGTCGGCTCTGGTGTCTTTAAGAGCGGTGATCCTGCAAGAAGAGCTCGTGCTATTGTTCAGGCTGTTACCCATTATAGTGACCCTGATGTGCTTGCGGAGGTCAGTTGTGGACTCGGTGAAGCTATGGTTGGTATCAATCTTAATGATGATAAGGTTGAAAGGTATGCCAATCGCTCTGAGTAG
- the LOC126653960 gene encoding uncharacterized protein LOC126653960 isoform X2 — MSAPHRKAAARVPPYLFPCLIGLISLTLLFLYQVDSFASRTKTVAGHNLDPTPWHIFPPKTFDEETRQARTYKILQCSYLTCPYTNTTSPQQHPSYSSSQAANAVCPDFFRFIHHDLDPWIHTGITKKHIMEAKKFAAFRVVIYGGRLYLDLYYACVQSRMMFTIWGLLQLLNRYPGMVPDVDIMFDCMDRPVLNRTEHSSMPLPVFRYCTTQNHFDIPFPDWSFWGWPEINIRPWNEEFPDIKRGSQSKSWSRKLPRAYWKGNPDVLSPIRTELMQCNHSRKWGAHIMRQDWGEEAQGGFEKSKLANQCDYRYKIYAEGFAWSVSLKYIISCGSLALIISPQYEDFFSRGLIPLTNYWPVSSDELCQSIKFAVDRGNVNPSEKLTILLDLSFVHEHGLATAQIYSFFLFL, encoded by the exons ATGTCCGCACCACACAGGAAAGCAGCTGCTCGCGTACCCCCTTACCTCTTTCCTTGTCTCATCGGCTTAATCTCCCTTACCCTTCTTTTCCTCTACCAG GTAGATAGTTTCGCCTCCAGAACTAAAACTGTCGCAGGTCACAACTTAGACCCAACACCATGGCACATTTTCCCTCCCAAGACGTTCGACGAAGAAACCCGCCAAGCGAGAACTTACAAAATTTTACAATGTTCCTATCTTACTTGCCCATATACCAACACTACCTCCCCCCAACAACATCCTTCCTATTCCTCTTCTCAGGCGGCGAATGCTGTATGTCCTGATTTTTTTAGGTTTATTCATCATGATCTTGACCCATGGATACATACGGGAATAACCAAGAAGCATATAATGGAGGCCAAGAAGTTTGCGGCTTTTCGCGTTGTGATTTACGGGGGGAGATTGTATTTGGATCTTTATTATGCTTGTGTGCAGAGCAGGATGATGTTTACCATATGGGGATTATTGCAGCTGCTGAATAGGTATCCTGGAATGGTACCtgatgttgatattatgtttgaTTGTATGGATAGACCCGTTCTTAACAGGACTGAGCATAGCTCCATGCCTTTGCCTGTCTTTCGCTATTGTACTACTCAAAATCATTTTGACATTCCATTTCCTGATTGGTCCTTCTGGGGCTG GCCCGAGATAAATATAAGACCTTGGAATGAAGAATTTCCAGACATTAAACGAGGTTCTCAATCCAAAAGTTGGTCCAGGAAATTGCCTCGCGCATATTGGAAAGGAAATCCAGACGTTCTTTCTCCTATTCGTACAGAATTAATGCAATGCAATCACTCTAGAAAATGGGGGGCACATATCATGCGGCAG GACTGGGGCGAAGAAGCACAGGGTGGTTTTGAGAAATCCAAACTAGCAAATCAGTGTGATTACAG GTATAAAATTTATGCTGAAGGCTTTGCCTGGTCCGTGAGCTTGAAATATATCATATCTTGTGGTTCGCTTGCACTCATAATTTCGCCACAGTATGAAGATTTCTTTAGCCGTGGCCTTATCCCTTTAACAAATTATTGGCCTGTCTCTTCTGATGAGTTATGCCAGTCTATAAAGTTTGCTGTTGACAGGGGCAACGTTAATCCATCTGAG AAACTGACCATCCTATTAGATTTGTCATTTGTACACGAGCATGGACTAGCTACAGCACAGATAtatagtttttttctttttctgtaa